A single window of Methanomassiliicoccales archaeon DNA harbors:
- a CDS encoding formylmethanofuran dehydrogenase subunit E family protein has protein sequence MTSLPEEMEILKRFHGHLGPYVVVGYRMGALARRYISGKLHAIVHTGNQRPLSCLVDGVQFSSSCTLGKGNIFIVNEGKPVADFVSDEINLTIELNEKVRKEIERRMTRETEEAIAIEIFNLNEDELFNVKISTKRSEQSRSCL, from the coding sequence ATGACCAGTCTTCCAGAAGAAATGGAAATCCTGAAACGGTTTCACGGACATCTCGGACCGTACGTTGTGGTAGGGTACAGGATGGGAGCGCTTGCCAGAAGATACATATCTGGGAAATTGCATGCTATCGTTCATACGGGAAATCAAAGGCCTCTTTCATGCCTAGTCGACGGTGTGCAATTCTCATCGTCCTGCACCCTTGGAAAAGGTAATATCTTTATCGTGAATGAAGGGAAGCCTGTTGCAGACTTTGTCAGCGATGAGATAAACTTGACTATCGAATTGAACGAAAAAGTGCGGAAGGAAATTGAAAGGAGAATGACACGAGAGACGGAAGAGGCCATTGCGATTGAAATTTTTAATTTAAATGAAGATGAATTATTTAACGTTAAGATTTCTACTAAAAGAAGTGAACAATCCAGGTCTTGCTTATGA
- a CDS encoding type II/IV secretion system ATPase subunit: MKKISIKAVRPLKRGSLINTNHLKKSFLQLVQERSISKPHFSGYWLNNRVPKNAKKIEEYDISDAKVEIFLLHGGIEYFYYIDPLEYKLSPPLVRIVRELIEKIATSNPRLSWSSYEELRQYVTTLSKALIPELVQKYNCSNYCPIENNSNSIEEALSRIVTKYTVGLGLIESLLTDPRIEDIFVDAPVASNCIYITLKGCKGSSSIFRCATNINVTEAEVDALVSRFRHCSAQPFSEAFPVMEIDVTGFDSRATVIGPPLSPNGTAIALRKHSVSPWTLLKFAYNETIDCFMAGLISFLIDGRSTVLICGPRGSGKTAFLGASLFEFPKSQRILTIEDTPELPVRKLQQLGHKVQSMVVESEIGVNREERMNEALRVSLRLGESAIVLGEVRGKEAITLYESMRTGKAGSSVLGTIHGESAKSVYERVVHDFRISKEVFGVTDVVITLGLCRPRGSQAQTRKVVEIAELKKGDNSGEFQTLAKFEYGSCSFCHILHEKSEVIDKIARSWNISYDETWNNIQARAKIREVLISLAYKGYTECLEPEWISRANEFLWQRMTYEEIHYETVAEEFRIWACGRLGISGDA; this comes from the coding sequence ATGAAGAAGATTTCAATTAAAGCGGTTCGACCTTTGAAAAGAGGGTCGTTGATCAATACAAATCACTTAAAAAAATCATTCCTCCAGCTTGTCCAAGAAAGGAGCATTTCTAAGCCACATTTTTCTGGCTACTGGCTAAATAATCGAGTTCCAAAGAATGCCAAAAAAATTGAAGAATACGATATTTCAGATGCAAAAGTTGAGATCTTTTTATTACATGGCGGTATTGAGTACTTTTATTATATTGACCCCCTGGAATATAAACTCTCTCCTCCGCTTGTGCGGATTGTTAGAGAATTGATAGAGAAAATAGCCACCAGCAATCCTCGGCTTAGTTGGTCTTCTTATGAAGAATTACGACAGTACGTTACGACTTTATCCAAAGCATTGATTCCTGAATTGGTTCAGAAATACAATTGCTCAAATTATTGCCCTATCGAGAACAATTCTAACTCAATCGAAGAGGCTCTTTCAAGAATCGTCACAAAGTATACTGTTGGATTAGGTCTCATTGAGAGCCTGCTTACTGATCCCCGTATCGAAGACATTTTTGTCGATGCTCCAGTTGCTTCCAATTGTATTTACATAACACTAAAGGGCTGCAAAGGGTCAAGCAGCATTTTTCGATGTGCAACAAACATCAATGTGACAGAAGCCGAAGTCGATGCACTTGTCTCGCGATTTAGACATTGCAGTGCACAACCATTTTCTGAAGCTTTTCCCGTTATGGAAATCGATGTGACAGGTTTCGATTCACGCGCAACTGTAATCGGTCCCCCACTTAGTCCTAATGGCACAGCAATTGCACTTCGTAAACATTCTGTATCGCCGTGGACGCTTCTGAAGTTTGCCTATAACGAAACGATCGACTGCTTCATGGCTGGATTAATTTCATTTCTTATCGATGGCAGGAGTACGGTACTAATATGCGGTCCAAGAGGTTCCGGAAAAACAGCATTCTTGGGAGCATCGTTGTTCGAATTTCCGAAGAGCCAGCGAATACTTACAATCGAGGACACTCCTGAGTTACCTGTGAGGAAGTTGCAGCAACTTGGTCATAAAGTACAATCAATGGTCGTTGAATCTGAAATAGGAGTTAATCGAGAAGAAAGGATGAATGAGGCGTTGAGAGTAAGTCTCAGACTTGGCGAGTCGGCAATAGTTCTTGGAGAGGTGCGGGGCAAAGAGGCGATCACTCTTTATGAGAGCATGCGTACAGGAAAAGCTGGATCATCAGTCCTCGGAACCATTCATGGGGAATCTGCCAAATCAGTATATGAGCGGGTAGTTCACGATTTTAGAATTTCAAAGGAAGTATTCGGAGTAACCGACGTTGTTATCACTCTTGGATTGTGCAGACCTCGAGGCTCTCAAGCCCAGACAAGGAAAGTAGTAGAGATCGCTGAGTTGAAAAAAGGAGATAATTCGGGAGAGTTTCAAACGCTGGCAAAATTTGAATACGGATCGTGCTCGTTCTGCCATATTCTCCATGAGAAATCAGAGGTTATCGACAAGATAGCGCGGTCTTGGAACATCAGCTATGATGAAACTTGGAACAATATACAAGCGAGAGCCAAAATTCGCGAAGTACTCATCTCTCTCGCTTACAAAGGATACACTGAGTGTCTTGAGCCAGAATGGATATCAAGGGCAAACGAGTTTTTGTGGCAGAGAATGACTTACGAAGAGATTCATTATGAAACGGTAGCCGAAGAATTCCGAATCTGGGCATGCGGGAGGCTTGGCATAAGTGGCGATGCTTGA